A DNA window from Enterobacter cloacae subsp. cloacae ATCC 13047 contains the following coding sequences:
- the ppiC gene encoding peptidylprolyl isomerase PpiC: MAKTAAALHILVKEEKLALDLLEQLKNGADFGKLAKKHSICPSGKRGGDLGEFRQGQMVPAFDKVVFSCPVLEPTGPLHTQFGYHVIKVLYRK; this comes from the coding sequence ATGGCAAAAACAGCAGCAGCACTGCATATCCTTGTTAAAGAAGAGAAACTGGCTCTGGATCTTCTGGAGCAGCTCAAAAACGGCGCCGACTTCGGCAAGCTGGCGAAGAAGCACTCCATTTGCCCGTCAGGCAAACGCGGCGGTGACTTAGGTGAATTCCGTCAGGGTCAGATGGTTCCGGCGTTCGACAAAGTGGTCTTCTCCTGCCCGGTACTGGAGCCGACTGGCCCACTGCATACGCAGTTCGGCTATCACGTGATCAAGGTCCTCTATCGCAAATAA
- the ilvC gene encoding ketol-acid reductoisomerase encodes MANYFNTLNLRQQLAQLGKCRFMARDEFADGASYLQGKKVVIVGCGAQGLNQGLNMRDSGLDISYALRKEAIAEKRASWRKATENGFKVGTYEELIPQADLVVNLTPDKQHSDVVRSVQPLMKDGAALGYSHGFNIVEVGEQIRKDITVVMVAPKCPGTEVREEYKRGFGVPTLIAVHPENDPKGEGMAIAKAWAAATGGHRAGVLESSFVAEVKSDLMGEQTILCGMLQAGSLLCFDKLVEEGTDPAYAEKLIQFGWETITEALKQGGITLMMDRLSNPAKLRAFALSEQLKTIMAPLFQKHMDDIISGEFSSGMMADWANDDKKLLTWREETGKTAFETAPQYEGKIGEQEYFDKGVLMIAMVKAGVELAFETMVDSGIIEESAYYESLHELPLIANTIARKRLYEMNVVISDTAEYGNYLFSYACVPLLKEFMTTLQPGDLGKAIAEGAVDNAQLRDVNEAIRSHQIEKVGHKLRGYMTDMKRIAVAG; translated from the coding sequence ATGGCTAACTACTTTAATACACTGAACTTGCGCCAGCAGCTGGCGCAGCTGGGCAAATGCCGCTTCATGGCGCGCGATGAATTTGCTGATGGCGCGAGCTACCTTCAGGGTAAAAAAGTGGTCATCGTCGGCTGTGGCGCGCAGGGTCTGAACCAGGGCCTGAACATGCGTGACTCCGGGCTGGATATCTCTTACGCCCTGCGCAAAGAAGCAATTGCTGAAAAACGCGCTTCCTGGCGTAAAGCGACCGAAAACGGCTTCAAAGTGGGTACCTACGAAGAGCTGATCCCGCAGGCGGATCTGGTTGTTAACCTGACGCCAGACAAACAGCACTCTGATGTTGTGCGCTCCGTTCAGCCGCTGATGAAAGACGGCGCGGCGCTGGGTTACTCTCACGGCTTCAACATCGTTGAAGTGGGCGAGCAGATCCGTAAAGACATCACCGTAGTGATGGTGGCTCCGAAGTGTCCGGGTACAGAAGTGCGTGAAGAGTACAAGCGTGGCTTCGGCGTGCCGACGCTGATCGCGGTTCACCCGGAAAACGATCCGAAAGGCGAAGGGATGGCGATCGCTAAAGCATGGGCAGCGGCTACCGGTGGCCACCGTGCGGGCGTTCTGGAATCTTCCTTCGTGGCTGAAGTGAAATCTGACCTGATGGGCGAGCAGACCATTCTGTGCGGCATGCTGCAGGCCGGTTCACTGCTGTGCTTCGATAAGCTGGTGGAAGAGGGTACCGACCCGGCATACGCAGAAAAACTGATTCAGTTCGGCTGGGAAACCATCACCGAAGCGCTGAAGCAGGGCGGTATCACGCTGATGATGGATCGTCTGTCCAACCCGGCGAAACTGCGTGCTTTCGCGCTGTCCGAACAACTGAAAACCATTATGGCGCCGCTGTTCCAGAAACATATGGACGACATCATCTCCGGCGAGTTCTCTTCCGGCATGATGGCTGACTGGGCGAATGATGATAAGAAACTGCTGACCTGGCGTGAAGAGACCGGTAAGACCGCGTTCGAAACTGCGCCACAGTATGAAGGTAAAATCGGCGAGCAAGAGTACTTCGACAAAGGCGTACTGATGATCGCGATGGTGAAAGCAGGTGTTGAGCTGGCGTTCGAAACCATGGTGGATTCCGGCATCATCGAAGAGTCTGCGTACTACGAATCACTGCACGAGCTGCCGCTGATCGCGAACACCATCGCCCGTAAGCGTCTGTACGAAATGAACGTGGTTATCTCCGATACCGCTGAGTACGGCAACTACCTGTTCTCTTATGCATGCGTACCGCTGCTGAAAGAGTTCATGACCACCCTGCAACCGGGCGATCTGGGCAAAGCCATTGCGGAAGGTGCGGTAGACAACGCGCAACTGCGCGATGTGAACGAAGCGATTCGCAGCCACCAGATCGAGAAAGTAGGTCACAAACTGCGTGGCTACATGACCGATATGAAACGTATCGCGGTAGCGGGTTAA
- the ilvY gene encoding HTH-type transcriptional activator IlvY — translation MDLRDLKMFLHLAESRHFGRSARAMHVSPSTLSRQIQRLEEDLGQPLFVRDNRTVTLTEAGEELRVFAQQTLLQYQQLRHAIDQKGPSLSGELHIFCSVTAAYSHLPPILDRFRAEHPSVEIKLTTGDAADAMEKVVTGEADLAIAGKPETLPGAVAFSMLENLAVVLIAPALPCPVRNQVSVEKPDWSSVPFIMADQGPVRRRIELWFRRQKISNPSIYATVGGHEAMVSMVALGCGVALLPEVVLENSPEPVRNRVMILERSDEKTPFELGVCAQKKRLHEPLIDAFWKILPNH, via the coding sequence GTGGATTTACGCGATCTGAAAATGTTCCTGCATCTGGCGGAAAGCCGCCATTTTGGCCGTAGCGCCCGGGCCATGCACGTCAGCCCGTCCACGCTTTCGCGCCAGATCCAGCGCCTTGAAGAGGACCTCGGCCAGCCGCTGTTTGTGCGTGATAATCGCACCGTTACCCTCACGGAAGCGGGCGAAGAGCTGCGGGTCTTTGCTCAGCAGACGTTGCTGCAGTATCAGCAGCTACGACACGCCATCGATCAGAAAGGGCCGTCTTTATCCGGCGAGCTGCATATTTTCTGTTCCGTAACGGCCGCCTATAGCCATCTTCCCCCTATCCTTGACCGTTTCCGCGCGGAGCATCCCTCGGTTGAAATTAAGCTCACCACCGGCGATGCCGCGGATGCTATGGAAAAAGTCGTCACAGGCGAAGCCGATCTGGCCATTGCCGGGAAGCCCGAAACCCTGCCGGGCGCGGTGGCGTTCTCCATGCTGGAGAATCTGGCGGTGGTGCTGATCGCCCCGGCGCTACCCTGCCCGGTGCGTAATCAGGTGTCGGTGGAAAAGCCGGACTGGTCATCGGTGCCGTTTATCATGGCCGATCAGGGTCCGGTGCGACGCCGTATCGAACTCTGGTTCCGTCGTCAGAAAATCAGTAATCCGTCGATTTACGCGACGGTGGGTGGACACGAGGCGATGGTCTCGATGGTGGCGCTTGGCTGCGGCGTGGCGCTGCTGCCGGAAGTGGTGCTGGAAAACAGCCCGGAACCGGTGCGAAATCGCGTGATGATTCTGGAGCGCAGCGACGAAAAGACACCGTTCGAGCTTGGCGTGTGTGCACAAAAAAAGCGGCTGCATGAGCCGCTTATTGATGCGTTCTGGAAGATATTGCCGAACCATTAA
- the ilvA gene encoding threonine ammonia-lyase, biosynthetic, with product MAESQPLSAAPEGAEYLRAVLRAPVYEAVQVTPLQKMEKLSSRLDNVILVKREDRQPVHSFKLRGAYAMMAGLTDEQKARGVITASAGNHAQGVAFSSARLGLKALIVMPVATADIKVDAVRGFGGEVLLHGANFDEAKAKAIELAQQQGFTWVPPFDHPMVIAGQGTLALELLQQDAHLDRVFVPVGGGGLAAGVAVLIKQLMPQIKVIAVEAEDSACLKAALDAGHPVDLPRVGLFAEGVAVKRIGDETFRLCQEYLDDIVTVDSDAICAAMKDLFEDVRAVAEPSGALALAGMKKYIAQHNIRGERLAHVLSGANVNFHGLRYVSERCELGEQREALLAVTIPEEKGSFLKFCQLLGGRSVTEFNYRFADAKDACIFVGVRLSRGLEERKEILNLLHEGGYSVVDLSDDEMAKLHVRYMVGGRPSKPLKERLYSFEFPESPGALLKFLHTLGTHWNISLFHYRSHGTDYGRVLAAFELAEHEPDFETRLNELGYECHDETHNPAFRFFLAG from the coding sequence ATGGCCGAGTCACAACCCTTATCCGCCGCCCCTGAGGGGGCGGAATATCTCCGGGCAGTGCTACGCGCGCCGGTCTATGAAGCGGTGCAGGTCACCCCGCTGCAGAAAATGGAAAAACTCTCTTCCCGCCTCGACAACGTGATTCTGGTGAAGCGCGAAGATCGTCAGCCGGTGCACAGCTTCAAGCTGCGCGGGGCCTACGCGATGATGGCCGGGTTGACCGACGAGCAAAAAGCACGCGGCGTGATTACCGCGTCGGCGGGCAACCACGCGCAGGGTGTGGCGTTCTCGTCTGCCCGTTTGGGGTTGAAAGCGCTGATCGTGATGCCGGTTGCCACGGCAGACATCAAAGTGGATGCGGTGCGTGGCTTCGGCGGCGAAGTGCTGCTCCACGGCGCTAACTTTGACGAAGCAAAAGCCAAAGCGATCGAGTTGGCGCAGCAGCAGGGCTTTACCTGGGTACCACCGTTCGACCATCCGATGGTGATTGCAGGACAAGGTACCCTGGCGCTGGAACTGCTGCAGCAGGATGCCCATCTTGACCGTGTTTTCGTTCCGGTGGGCGGCGGTGGCTTAGCTGCAGGCGTGGCGGTGCTGATCAAACAGCTGATGCCGCAGATCAAAGTGATTGCCGTGGAAGCGGAAGATTCAGCCTGCCTGAAGGCCGCGCTGGATGCGGGTCATCCGGTCGATCTTCCGCGCGTTGGGCTGTTTGCCGAAGGCGTGGCCGTGAAACGTATTGGCGACGAAACCTTCCGTCTGTGCCAGGAGTATCTTGACGACATCGTCACCGTCGACAGCGATGCGATCTGTGCGGCGATGAAAGATCTCTTCGAGGATGTGCGTGCGGTGGCGGAACCGTCCGGCGCGCTGGCATTGGCTGGAATGAAAAAATACATTGCCCAGCACAACATTCGCGGCGAGCGCCTGGCGCACGTGCTCTCGGGTGCTAACGTCAACTTCCACGGTCTGCGTTACGTTTCTGAACGCTGCGAGCTGGGCGAGCAACGTGAGGCCCTGCTGGCGGTGACCATTCCGGAAGAGAAGGGCAGCTTCCTGAAGTTCTGTCAGCTGCTTGGTGGCCGTTCGGTAACGGAGTTCAACTACCGTTTTGCCGATGCGAAAGACGCCTGTATTTTTGTCGGCGTGCGTTTAAGCCGCGGTCTGGAAGAGCGCAAAGAGATCCTCAACCTGCTGCACGAAGGCGGCTACAGCGTGGTCGATCTCTCTGACGATGAGATGGCGAAGCTGCACGTACGTTATATGGTCGGCGGTCGTCCGTCGAAGCCGCTTAAAGAACGTCTTTACAGCTTTGAGTTCCCGGAATCCCCGGGCGCGTTGCTGAAGTTCCTGCATACGCTGGGCACGCACTGGAACATCTCTCTGTTCCACTACCGCAGCCATGGCACCGACTATGGCCGCGTGCTGGCCGCGTTTGAACTGGCCGAGCACGAGCCGGATTTCGAAACGCGTCTGAACGAGCTGGGCTATGAGTGCCATGATGAAACCCACAACCCGGCGTTCCGTTTCTTCCTCGCGGGCTAA
- the ilvD gene encoding dihydroxy-acid dehydratase, with product MPKYRSATTTHGRNMAGARALWRATGMTDADFGKPIIAVVNSFTQFVPGHVHLRDLGKLVAEQIEAAGGVAKEFNTIAVDDGIAMGHGGMLYSLPSRELIADSVEYMVNAHCADAMVCISNCDKITPGMLMASLRLNIPVIFVSGGPMEAGKTKLSDKIIKLDLVDAMIQGADPKVSDEQSNQVERSACPTCGSCSGMFTANSMNCLTEALGLSQPGNGSLLATHADRKALFLNAGKRIVELTKRYYEQDDASALPRNIASKAAFENAMTLDIAMGGSTNTVLHLLAAAQEAEIDFTMSDIDKLSRKVPQLCKVAPSTQKYHMEDVHRAGGVIGILGELDRAGLLNRDVKNVLGLTLPQTLDKYDVMLTQDEAVKNMFRAGPAGIRTTQAFSQDCRWDTLDDDRAEGCIRSLEHAYSKDGGLAVLYGNFAENGCIVKTAGVDDSILKFTGPAKVYESQDEAVDAILGGKVVEGDVVVIRYEGPKGGPGMQEMLYPTTFLKSMGLGKACALITDGRFSGGTSGLSIGHVSPEAASGGNIAIIEDGDLIEIDIPNRGIQLKLSDQEIAARREAQEARGDKAWTPKDRQREVSFALRAYASLATSADKGAVRDKSKLGG from the coding sequence ATGCCTAAGTATCGTTCCGCCACCACCACCCACGGCCGTAACATGGCGGGTGCCCGCGCACTGTGGCGCGCCACCGGGATGACCGACGCTGATTTCGGTAAACCTATCATCGCCGTGGTGAACTCCTTCACCCAGTTTGTGCCGGGCCATGTGCACCTGCGCGATCTCGGCAAACTGGTTGCTGAGCAAATTGAAGCTGCGGGCGGTGTGGCGAAAGAATTCAACACCATTGCGGTGGATGACGGTATCGCGATGGGGCACGGGGGTATGCTCTATTCACTGCCGTCGCGCGAGCTGATTGCCGACTCGGTGGAATACATGGTTAACGCTCACTGTGCGGATGCCATGGTCTGTATCTCCAACTGCGACAAAATCACCCCGGGGATGCTGATGGCTTCCCTGCGTCTGAACATTCCGGTAATTTTCGTCTCCGGTGGTCCTATGGAAGCGGGCAAGACCAAGCTTTCTGACAAAATCATCAAGCTCGACCTGGTCGATGCGATGATCCAGGGCGCGGATCCAAAAGTGTCTGACGAGCAGAGCAACCAGGTGGAACGCTCCGCGTGCCCAACCTGCGGCTCCTGTTCCGGGATGTTCACCGCCAACTCCATGAACTGTCTGACCGAAGCACTGGGCCTCTCTCAGCCGGGTAACGGTTCGCTTCTGGCGACGCACGCTGACCGTAAAGCGCTGTTCCTCAACGCCGGTAAGCGCATTGTTGAACTGACCAAACGTTACTACGAGCAGGACGATGCCAGCGCGCTGCCGCGTAACATCGCCAGCAAGGCGGCGTTCGAAAATGCCATGACGCTGGATATCGCCATGGGCGGTTCTACTAACACCGTTTTGCACCTGCTGGCTGCGGCGCAGGAAGCGGAAATCGACTTCACCATGAGCGATATCGATAAGCTGTCCCGCAAAGTGCCGCAACTGTGTAAAGTCGCGCCAAGCACCCAGAAATACCACATGGAAGACGTACACCGTGCGGGTGGCGTCATCGGTATTCTTGGCGAGCTGGATCGCGCCGGGCTGCTGAACCGCGATGTGAAGAACGTTCTCGGTCTGACGTTGCCGCAGACGCTGGATAAATATGACGTGATGCTGACTCAGGATGAGGCGGTGAAAAACATGTTCCGCGCGGGTCCGGCCGGTATTCGTACCACGCAGGCCTTCTCTCAGGATTGTCGCTGGGACACCCTGGATGATGACCGCGCCGAAGGCTGCATCCGTTCGCTGGAGCACGCCTACAGTAAAGACGGCGGTCTGGCCGTGCTGTACGGCAACTTTGCGGAAAACGGCTGTATCGTAAAAACCGCGGGCGTGGATGACAGCATCCTCAAATTCACCGGCCCGGCCAAAGTGTACGAAAGCCAGGACGAGGCGGTAGACGCCATCCTGGGCGGCAAAGTTGTGGAAGGCGACGTGGTGGTCATCCGTTACGAAGGGCCGAAAGGCGGTCCAGGCATGCAGGAGATGCTCTACCCAACCACCTTCCTGAAATCGATGGGCCTCGGTAAAGCCTGTGCGTTGATCACCGACGGACGTTTCTCGGGCGGTACGTCCGGCCTCTCCATCGGCCACGTATCACCGGAAGCAGCGAGCGGCGGCAACATTGCGATCATCGAAGACGGTGACCTGATTGAAATCGACATTCCGAATCGCGGGATCCAGCTCAAGCTGAGCGATCAAGAGATCGCGGCTCGTCGTGAAGCACAGGAAGCGCGCGGCGATAAAGCCTGGACGCCGAAGGACCGCCAGCGTGAAGTCTCCTTCGCCCTGCGCGCTTACGCGAGCCTTGCGACCAGTGCAGACAAAGGCGCGGTACGCGATAAATCGAAACTTGGGGGCTAA
- the ilvE gene encoding branched-chain-amino-acid transaminase: MTTKKADYIWFNGEMVRWEDAKVHVMSHALHYGTSVFEGIRCYDSHKGPVVFRHREHMQRLHDSAKIYRFPVSQSVDELMEACREVIRKNNLTSAYIRPLVFVGDVGMGVNPPAGYTTDVIIAAFPWGAYLGAEALEQGIDAMVSSWNRVAPNTIPTAAKAGGNYLSSLLVGSEARRHGYQEGIALDVNGYISEGAGENLFEVKDGILFTPPFTSSALPGITRDAIIKLAKDLGIEVREQVLSRESLYLADEVFMSGTAAEITPVRSVDGIQVGAGRCGPVTKRIQQAFFGLFTGETEDKYGWLDQVNQ; this comes from the coding sequence ATGACGACAAAAAAAGCTGATTACATTTGGTTCAATGGTGAGATGGTTCGTTGGGAGGATGCGAAGGTCCACGTGATGTCCCATGCGCTGCACTACGGTACGTCTGTGTTTGAAGGCATCCGTTGCTACGACTCTCACAAAGGGCCAGTGGTGTTCCGTCATCGTGAACATATGCAGCGTCTGCATGACTCAGCCAAAATTTATCGTTTCCCGGTTTCTCAGAGCGTTGATGAGCTGATGGAAGCCTGCCGCGAGGTGATTCGTAAGAACAACCTGACCAGCGCCTATATTCGTCCGCTGGTCTTCGTGGGTGACGTGGGCATGGGCGTAAACCCGCCAGCCGGTTACACCACAGACGTGATCATTGCTGCGTTCCCGTGGGGGGCGTACCTGGGTGCAGAAGCGCTGGAGCAAGGGATCGACGCAATGGTCTCGTCCTGGAACCGCGTGGCGCCTAATACCATCCCAACTGCGGCCAAGGCGGGCGGTAACTACCTCTCCTCACTGCTGGTCGGCAGCGAAGCGCGCCGCCACGGCTATCAGGAAGGCATCGCGCTGGATGTGAACGGTTATATCTCTGAAGGCGCAGGTGAAAACCTGTTTGAAGTGAAAGACGGTATCCTGTTCACCCCGCCGTTTACCTCTTCAGCCCTGCCGGGTATTACCCGTGACGCCATCATTAAGCTGGCGAAAGATCTGGGTATCGAAGTGCGTGAACAGGTTCTGTCCCGCGAATCCCTGTATCTGGCCGATGAAGTCTTTATGTCCGGTACGGCGGCTGAGATCACGCCGGTTCGCAGTGTAGACGGTATTCAGGTGGGCGCAGGCCGCTGTGGCCCGGTTACCAAACGTATTCAGCAAGCCTTCTTCGGCCTCTTCACCGGCGAAACAGAAGATAAATACGGCTGGTTGGATCAGGTTAATCAATAA
- the ilvM gene encoding acetolactate synthase 2 small subunit has translation MMQHQVAVQARFNPETLERVLRVVRHRGFQICSMNMETATDAQNISIELTVASPRPVDLLFSQLSKLVDVAHVAICQSTTTSQQIRA, from the coding sequence ATGATGCAACATCAGGTCGCCGTTCAGGCTCGCTTCAATCCAGAGACATTAGAACGCGTTTTGCGCGTAGTCCGTCATCGTGGCTTTCAGATTTGCTCTATGAATATGGAGACGGCCACTGACGCCCAAAACATCAGTATCGAATTAACCGTTGCCAGCCCGCGCCCGGTCGACTTACTGTTTAGTCAATTATCAAAGCTGGTGGATGTTGCCCATGTTGCCATCTGCCAGAGCACAACCACATCACAACAAATCCGCGCCTGA
- the ilvG gene encoding acetolactate synthase 2 catalytic subunit, with product MNGAQWVVHALRAQGVETVFGYPGGAIMPIYDALYDGGVEHLLCRHEQGAAMAAIGYARATGKTGVCMATSGPGATNLITGLADALLDSVPVVAITGQVASPFIGTDAFQEVDVLGLSLACTKHSFLVQSLEELPGVMAEAFRIASSGRPGPVLVDIPKDIQVALGELEPHFSTVESDDAFPHAEVEEARRMLAQAAQPMLYVGGGVGMAQAVPALREFIAVTQMPVTCTLKGLGAVDADYPYYLGMLGMHGTKAANLAVQECDLLIAVGARFDDRVTGKLNTFAPNAKVIHMDIDPAEMNKLRQAHVALQGDLNTLLPALQQPLNIGEWRQHTAEMRAEHAWRYDHPGEAIYAPLLLKQLSDRKPADSVVTTDVGQHQMWSAQHMTYTRPENFITSSGLGTMGFGLPAAVGAQVARPNDTVICISGDGSFMMNVQELGTVKRKQLPLKIVLLDNQRLGMVRQWQQLFFEERYSETTLTDNPDFLTLASAFGIPGQHITRKDQVEAALDTMLSSEGPYLLHVSIDELENVWPLVPPGASNSQMLEKLS from the coding sequence ATGAATGGGGCACAGTGGGTAGTACATGCGTTGCGCGCACAGGGAGTCGAAACCGTCTTTGGTTATCCGGGAGGCGCAATTATGCCGATTTACGATGCACTGTATGACGGCGGCGTGGAACACCTCTTGTGCCGACACGAGCAGGGCGCAGCCATGGCGGCCATTGGCTATGCACGTGCCACCGGTAAAACGGGCGTCTGCATGGCAACGTCTGGACCGGGCGCCACAAACCTGATCACCGGTCTGGCTGACGCGCTGCTCGATTCCGTTCCCGTGGTGGCGATCACCGGCCAGGTGGCCTCACCCTTCATCGGTACCGATGCCTTCCAGGAAGTCGATGTGCTCGGCTTGTCGCTGGCCTGCACCAAACACAGCTTCCTCGTGCAGTCCCTCGAAGAACTGCCAGGCGTGATGGCGGAAGCGTTCCGTATTGCCAGCTCTGGCCGTCCTGGCCCGGTTCTGGTGGATATCCCGAAAGATATTCAGGTCGCACTCGGCGAGCTGGAACCGCACTTCTCCACCGTTGAAAGTGACGACGCGTTCCCACATGCGGAAGTCGAAGAGGCGCGTCGGATGCTGGCGCAGGCAGCCCAGCCGATGTTGTACGTCGGCGGCGGCGTTGGCATGGCACAGGCAGTTCCGGCCCTGCGCGAATTTATCGCGGTAACGCAAATGCCTGTCACCTGCACGCTGAAAGGGTTGGGCGCAGTGGATGCTGACTACCCATACTACCTGGGCATGCTGGGGATGCACGGCACCAAAGCGGCAAACCTGGCGGTGCAGGAGTGTGATTTGCTGATTGCCGTCGGTGCCCGTTTTGACGATCGCGTGACCGGCAAGCTGAATACCTTCGCGCCAAACGCCAAAGTTATCCATATGGATATCGACCCGGCGGAAATGAACAAACTGCGTCAGGCGCATGTTGCGCTGCAGGGCGATCTCAACACGTTGCTGCCGGCGTTACAGCAGCCTTTGAATATCGGCGAGTGGCGCCAGCACACGGCTGAAATGCGTGCCGAGCACGCCTGGCGTTACGACCATCCGGGTGAGGCCATCTATGCGCCGCTGTTGTTGAAGCAGTTGTCTGATCGTAAACCGGCAGACAGCGTAGTGACGACCGATGTCGGCCAGCACCAGATGTGGTCTGCGCAGCACATGACCTACACCCGCCCGGAAAACTTCATCACCTCCAGCGGATTAGGCACGATGGGCTTCGGCCTGCCTGCCGCGGTGGGTGCTCAGGTTGCGCGTCCAAACGATACGGTCATTTGTATCTCCGGTGACGGCTCCTTCATGATGAACGTTCAGGAGTTGGGCACCGTTAAGCGTAAACAATTGCCGCTGAAGATCGTGTTGCTCGATAACCAGCGTTTAGGGATGGTGCGCCAGTGGCAGCAGCTGTTCTTCGAGGAGCGCTACAGCGAAACCACCCTGACTGATAACCCCGATTTCCTCACTCTGGCCAGCGCCTTTGGCATTCCTGGACAGCACATCACCCGTAAAGACCAGGTTGAAGCGGCACTCGACACCATGCTGTCAAGCGAAGGGCCTTACCTGCTTCATGTCTCAATCGACGAGCTTGAGAACGTCTGGCCGTTGGTACCGCCAGGTGCCAGTAACTCACAAATGCTGGAGAAATTATCATGA
- the ilvX gene encoding peptide IlvX, whose translation MTNSTKFCFSRFMTGN comes from the coding sequence ATGACAAATAGCACAAAATTCTGTTTCTCCCGATTTATGACGGGGAACTAA
- the ilvL gene encoding ilv operon leader peptide — protein MTALLLVISLVVISVVVIIIPPCGAALGRGKA, from the coding sequence ATGACAGCCCTTCTACTAGTGATTAGCCTGGTCGTGATTAGCGTGGTGGTGATTATTATCCCACCGTGCGGGGCTGCACTTGGACGAGGAAAGGCTTAG
- a CDS encoding YifB family Mg chelatase-like AAA ATPase codes for MSLSVVYTRAAIGVKAPLISVEVHLSNGLPGLTLVGLPETTVKEARDRVRSAIINSGYTFPAKKITINLAPADLPKEGGRYDLPIAIALLAASEQLNTARLGSYEFIGELALTGALRGVPGAISGALEAIHAGRQIIVANENASEVSLIAEKGCLVAGHLQEVCAHLEGRHTLSEPEETGDILPESPDDLSDIIGQEQGKRALEITAAGGHNLLLIGPPGTGKTMLASRLSGLLPPLNNHEALESAAIFSLVSSASLQKQWRRRPFRSPHHSASLTAMVGGGSIPGPGEISLAHNGILFLDELPEFERRVLDALREPIESGEIHISRTRAKISYPAQFQLVAAMNPSPSGHYQGNHNRCTPEQTLRYLGKLSGPFLDRFDLSLEIPLPPPGLLSQTTIRGESTAKVRERVIASQARQYARQHKLNARLDNAEIRQFCHLKAEDACWLEETLTRFGLSIRAWQRLLKVARTIADVEGDPEIERHHLQEALSYRAIDRLLLHLQKLLA; via the coding sequence ATGTCACTGTCAGTTGTTTACACGCGCGCGGCTATCGGAGTAAAGGCACCGCTTATTTCTGTGGAGGTTCATCTGAGTAATGGGCTCCCTGGGCTAACGCTTGTCGGCTTGCCAGAAACCACGGTCAAAGAAGCCAGAGATCGGGTTCGCAGCGCAATTATCAATAGCGGTTATACCTTCCCCGCAAAGAAGATTACGATCAATCTTGCCCCCGCGGATCTGCCCAAGGAGGGCGGACGATACGATTTACCTATCGCTATTGCGCTTCTCGCAGCCTCTGAGCAGCTCAACACAGCGAGGCTAGGCTCGTACGAGTTCATTGGCGAACTGGCGCTTACAGGCGCGTTAAGAGGCGTTCCTGGCGCCATCTCTGGTGCGCTGGAAGCCATTCATGCTGGTCGACAAATTATTGTAGCCAATGAAAATGCCTCAGAAGTGAGCCTGATTGCCGAGAAAGGGTGCCTGGTCGCGGGGCATTTGCAGGAAGTCTGCGCGCACCTTGAAGGCCGACATACGCTCTCCGAGCCAGAGGAAACCGGAGATATCCTGCCTGAAAGCCCGGACGACCTCAGCGATATTATCGGGCAGGAGCAGGGGAAGCGGGCACTGGAGATCACCGCAGCCGGAGGACATAACCTGTTGCTGATTGGCCCGCCGGGAACAGGGAAAACCATGCTGGCGAGCAGGCTGAGCGGGTTATTGCCACCACTCAATAATCATGAAGCACTTGAAAGCGCAGCGATATTTAGCCTGGTGAGCTCTGCATCATTGCAAAAACAGTGGCGACGACGCCCTTTTCGCTCTCCCCATCACAGTGCCTCCCTGACGGCCATGGTCGGAGGGGGCTCCATTCCGGGGCCGGGAGAGATCTCGCTGGCACACAATGGCATCCTGTTCCTTGATGAACTGCCTGAGTTTGAACGCCGCGTACTGGATGCCCTGCGGGAACCTATCGAATCTGGCGAGATCCATATCTCCCGCACGCGCGCCAAAATAAGCTACCCGGCACAGTTCCAGCTGGTTGCCGCCATGAACCCCAGCCCATCAGGCCATTATCAGGGAAATCATAATCGCTGCACGCCTGAGCAGACGCTGCGCTATCTGGGGAAGCTGTCAGGCCCTTTCCTCGATCGTTTTGATTTATCCCTGGAGATCCCATTACCGCCCCCTGGTTTGCTCAGCCAGACAACGATACGCGGTGAGAGCACAGCGAAGGTTCGCGAACGGGTTATCGCCTCACAGGCCCGACAGTACGCTCGTCAACATAAGCTGAATGCGCGTCTGGATAATGCTGAGATTCGGCAGTTTTGCCATCTTAAGGCTGAGGATGCCTGCTGGCTTGAAGAGACATTGACGCGATTTGGGCTCTCGATCCGTGCATGGCAGCGCCTGCTGAAAGTGGCTCGCACTATTGCCGATGTGGAAGGAGACCCAGAGATTGAAAGACACCATCTGCAGGAAGCGCTGAGCTATCGCGCCATAGATCGGTTGTTGCTGCACCTGCAAAAATTACTGGCATAA